The nucleotide window TCTTCATGTACCACTAACTAAAACTACTAAGCATCCCACTGCGCATTTTATTGATGGAGATTTTTTAGAACACAGTAATTTCCAACTGATTGTAAATGCATCCAGAGGTGGTGTTATTAATGAACAGGACTTAATTGAGGCTATCGACAATGGGAATGTTTCAAATGTTGTGATAGATGTGTGGGAAAATGAACCCGATTTCAGTATCGAATTAGCAAAAAGAGCGTTTATAGCCACCCCTCATATTGCTGGATATTCTGAACAAGCAAAATTGAATGCTAGTAAATTATTAGTTGAGCAGTTTGGGAAATTTCATGCTCTTAAATCAAATGAGTTCGATGAACTATACCATTCTAAACAAGTTGACTTGGCCGACTTAGCGTATAGCTTAGAAGATTTGTTAACACGATTAAACCCGATACTGGAATATGATGCTGCCCTTCGGGATTTAATAGGAAGACCAGATAAAGTGGCGTTGTTTAGTAAGCTGAGAACTGATCGCCCGTATAGATACGAGTATCCTTATTTAGAAATAAAAAAAGCTCCCCAACTATGGAGAGCTTTACTTAATACTATATCTACTAAGATATAACTTAGTATGTATTCAACCAGGTAATACCATCTTTTTTAATTGATATACTGAAAAAGTCTGAATCTGAAACAAGAGAAGTAATATCAACGCTACCTTCTAATTCAGTAATTGGCTCTCCATAGATTCCAATAGAGTCGGCTGAAACACTCCAAACGTGATAAGTTCCATTCGCGTTACGCACATGTAACCCATCATCGGTAATCTGATCGATTGGGAATGCTACAGATCTAAATGTAAATCCGGTAAAACTATTTCCCCCACCTCCAAGCATTTCAGGTTTCATGAAATAACCTTGTGCACTTGATGCTAAAGCGGCAAGATCTGCCCGAACTGCGTCTTTATTAGCTTGATCATTCGCACTATTGAAAGTGTTGATAGCCACTACGGTAGCTATGCCACATATTATTGTCACTAGTATAATCAGCAATAGTTGTTGCTGTCCCATAAATACCCCTATGTATTATTGATTTGTAAATGATTAATAAATGATAGGAGTTTTAAGAAGATTTTAAGATTAGGTTTTATTTAGGTTTGAAAAAATAGATGTAAAAGTTATTGATGTACTTACTTAGTACCCTCTTACAGTGCCTTGAACAAAATCCTTTAAATCATAAGCAATATCGCTAAAGTAGTTTTTCACCTCTGAAGGCATTTCTACCAGTTCATAACCCATGGTACCATCTTCACCCACTGTTAGGGCTCTATACTCACCTCTAAAGCGCGCTGATAGCATTCTATACCCTTGAGTATTAATGGACTTTCCTTCTACAATAATTCTCACTTCTCCTTTATTTTCTTTGGCTTGCTGAGATAGATAATCAACTGGTTTCCAATAACTGATTAGACGACGTTCACCACTTCCATATGTGTCGTTTCTCTCAATTTCGAGGCTGTGATAGTTTCTCATTCTATCTAATATTTGATCAAAACTTGTCTCTTCTAAATCTCCAAGAGTGAGCTTATAAGCAGAGGCACTACCCCCACTTGAGATTGATGCACAGTTTGATAGGCTTGCTAAAAGTAAAACTCCAAAAAGGTATAGTGTTAAGGATTTCATAATTGAGTATTCCATGTATTATTTAATTACTAAAAAAAAAGCACCTCTAAATAGAGGTGCTTATAGTCGAAATCAGATCGATTAGAACTTTACTTCTTCTCTTAATTTATCAAGAGATTTGATAGTATTGAAAGGATTATCACCTTTCATTTTTGCATTACTTGTTCCACCGAATGTATAAATCTCTTTTTGAAGGATTAATAATTCTTTTGCAGGAACTGGGTAGTGAATCATTGAACCAGGCTGTTGTTTACCTAAGCGTCTTTGATCACCCATATCTTGCATAAAGCCAGAATGGAAAAGTTCAATCTCTCTTTCATATAGGATTGCATCTAATGCTGCACTAGTAGCAAAATCAGCAGAAGTAATAGGAGTTAATGAACCACGATCAACTCGAGTCTCATTGATTCTATTTGCTGCTTCTGTATAGTTTCCTGTATCGTTTGTTCTTGCTACTGCTTCAGCAAACATTAAGTCATTTTCTGCTTGCAGCGTATGCGCCATAGGTCCACCTGCGTATGCAAATAAGTGCTCATCATATCTACCAGAACCATATTGAGACTGGTAATATTGACCACGTGCCGACTGGAAAGGCTCATTACCATAGTAGATAAAGTCGCTTTCTAAACGTGCATCGTCAGATGTAGCTTCACCAGGGTTAGAACCATCAGTTGGGTAACGCGATGGCTGAGATGGGTCCATTAAGTTTATAACTCTTTGGTCTACTCTTAACCAGTTTGTAAGGTTTGCATATAGTAGCGTGTAGTTATACCAGAATTGATCATCACCCATAGGAGAAAAATCGTAGCTGATACCATCTTCAGTTAACGTTTTAACGGTTCCCCAATCAACCGCGTCATTTTCAGTAGAAGAACGGGCGCCTAATACCATAAAACGTGCACGAAGAGTATTGATTAACTCAACAAATTCTTCATCCATAGTCATATCATCAAAGCCACTGATATAGTTGTCACCTAAAGTCACACCTGATAAAGTAGCGGCTAAATCAGATGCCTTTTGAAGCTTTTCATCGGCTATATCTAGTACATCTGCATATGGAATGAACTCTAAACTAGCTAGTTCTTCATCAGGGGTATCTTCATCAAAAATTAACGCTTGATCAAAGTATAGACCTAAATTTCCAATAGTTAAGCCTTGCATTAGATATGCTGCAGCTTCCACCATTTTGGTATAGTCTTCATCTGACACATTCGCTTCTTGAGAAGGTAACACTAGGCTACGTTCATTAAGCTGCTTTAGGAAGTCGTTTGCTTGTACTAAAGCGCCATAAAATCCATACCATGGATCTTCTGCTAATGATTTAGCACCACCGTCGGCTGTTGGTGAGTTGTTATAAGCGATACGCGGCTCTTCACCACGATTACGCATATCAAAGTTTCCCCAAGAGCTGGTGTAAATATCTTGCCCAACACGAACACCGTTCATGTAAAGCGCCGTTTCTGTTTGCCACCACTGGATAAATGAAGTTTGTACTAAAGACTCGATGTCTTCAGGACTACTTAACACTTGATCAGTAGTAGGCGAATTCTCATTCTCTACTGCTAGATCTGCACAAGCAAAACTAAACAAGAGAGAACCCACAATGATATACTTCATTGTATGTATTAGTTTGAGATTTCTCATAATAAATACCTATTAATTAAATTTTTTGATCTTAAAATCTTAGTTCTAGCGAAGCTGAGAACGTTCTGAAGTTTGGATAAGAATATCCGTCAAACGCGAAGTTTGTAATGTCACCGCCTGT belongs to Balneola vulgaris DSM 17893 and includes:
- a CDS encoding 4-phosphoerythronate dehydrogenase — encoded protein: MLKIIADQNIYKLSEFMTNEMELHTFDPTKGLPLLEGFDALFVRTVTPLNSHTLAKLPNSLKVIGTASSGSDHIDKEYFKAQGIKVYNAKGCNAQAVGEYVITALLLWAHQQGKTLESCTVGIVGFGHTGSTVASLLEKFNIPYCSYDPPKELRDPDYTSASISDILNCDILTLHVPLTKTTKHPTAHFIDGDFLEHSNFQLIVNASRGGVINEQDLIEAIDNGNVSNVVIDVWENEPDFSIELAKRAFIATPHIAGYSEQAKLNASKLLVEQFGKFHALKSNEFDELYHSKQVDLADLAYSLEDLLTRLNPILEYDAALRDLIGRPDKVALFSKLRTDRPYRYEYPYLEIKKAPQLWRALLNTISTKI
- a CDS encoding RagB/SusD family nutrient uptake outer membrane protein, which gives rise to MKYIIVGSLLFSFACADLAVENENSPTTDQVLSSPEDIESLVQTSFIQWWQTETALYMNGVRVGQDIYTSSWGNFDMRNRGEEPRIAYNNSPTADGGAKSLAEDPWYGFYGALVQANDFLKQLNERSLVLPSQEANVSDEDYTKMVEAAAYLMQGLTIGNLGLYFDQALIFDEDTPDEELASLEFIPYADVLDIADEKLQKASDLAATLSGVTLGDNYISGFDDMTMDEEFVELINTLRARFMVLGARSSTENDAVDWGTVKTLTEDGISYDFSPMGDDQFWYNYTLLYANLTNWLRVDQRVINLMDPSQPSRYPTDGSNPGEATSDDARLESDFIYYGNEPFQSARGQYYQSQYGSGRYDEHLFAYAGGPMAHTLQAENDLMFAEAVARTNDTGNYTEAANRINETRVDRGSLTPITSADFATSAALDAILYEREIELFHSGFMQDMGDQRRLGKQQPGSMIHYPVPAKELLILQKEIYTFGGTSNAKMKGDNPFNTIKSLDKLREEVKF